The following nucleotide sequence is from Pochonia chlamydosporia 170 chromosome 4, whole genome shotgun sequence.
ATGAATCGCACAAAAGAGGAGgaatcaccaccacaaccacgaAATATTACATGTTGGACGGAAGAGCCTTTGTAGGCGTGTTATAAGAATACTTTTTGTGCAATGGGCTaacatgctcttcttcttcttgctaGGGTCAACCTGCGAACTCAGAAGCGCCTCGCCGCGTCGGTCATCGGCTGCGGCAAGCGCAAGATCTGGCTGGATCCCAATGAGCAGAGCGAGATCTCCAACGCCAACTCTCGCCAGACGGTGCGAAAGCTCATCTCCGATGGCCTCATCATCCGAAAGCCCGTCACCATGCACTCGCGAAGCCGTGCCCGCGAGCTGAACCTTGCCCGAAGAGAGGGCCGACACCGTGGCTACGGTAAGAGAAAGGGTACTGCCGACGCCCGTATGCCCACCCAGGTTCTCTGGATGCGCCGCATGCGTGTCCTCCGCCGTCTCCTCGTCAAGTACCGCGCCTCTGGAAAGATCGATAAGCACCTGTACCACGAGCTCTACCACCTTAGCAAGGGTAACACTTTCAAGCACAAGCGTGCTCTGGTTGAACACGTATGTTTTGTTCTCGTCCGACTTGAGTTGTGTATGAATTGGGATGGGTTCTTGGCGTTTTGCACAATGGTAGTCCAGAATATTGGATGGCTATTTTCAAGGCCGAGGAcaccttcaacttcatcgcTACAAAGTCAAAGCCCCTTGGTTGGAAAGAGATGAAAATACTGACTTGGTTTGAACAGATTCACCGTGCTAAGGCTGAGAAGGCCCGTGagcaggccatcaaggatGAAATGGATGCTAAGCGTGCGAAGACCAAGGCTGCCCGTGAGCGCAAGTTGGAGAGAGTGGCTGCTAAGCGAAATGCTCTGATGGCTGAGGAGTAAGAACCAAAATAGACCTGCGATGATGTTGCTATTATTTCGGTCTTGAGGGGATGCTGCTGCATTCGGAGTCTACGGGTTGGGTCTCTTTATTACGCCCTTCTGGTTTTCTAGTCGTACCGGCGGGGCTTCTGGCATGTAGCATTGAAAAATGGATCATGATGCACCATATGCGATCGCTGTAGTTGTGAATGTTGGCGTGATCAATATCTTGTGATATGGTGTGGGTTGTTGTGTAGAGATGCCGTCGTCACAGGAGGTGACAGCATTTCGTCATCGGGATTGACCTCAAAGTTGCACCTGTACCCACGGCATGCAACCCTCGAACACTGTCACTTCCTACAAGGTTCAAAATGTACGGCGATGAAAATTACAGTGGGCTCATCTTATCAACGTGGATCCGTCCAGGTCGGGCCACGGTACGCAAATTGCCTAGAGAATGCTCAACGCCACACAAACTCACGATGCAAGCGACCATCAAATTCAATACACACTGCTAAGGTCTGGGCCAGGACACACTTGTGTTCCGACAAGACGAGCAGAATCAAAGTACTGGCTCCTATTCCGGCAATGCACTCCCAGAAAACATCACTACGCTATGATCCCCATCCCACCACAAGCTACATaccaaagaagagaaaattGTCAAAAGCAGGATCAACCAAACAATGGATCAGGTTCCATCATTGCCCCGTCAAGGTGGTGATTGTGTGCCAGGGCATATCAGCATACTCCCGTCCCCTTTGATATCAAAGAGCGGAATACCTATGGCTGTTAAGAGCAGGTCTCGTCACGCCCATATTTAGTTGATAAAGAAAGAAGGGGAGAAAAAGAGGAGTGAAAATGTGGCAGCCGAGCCGCGGAGAAAAAGGGCTGGGGTGGAACCAGGGGTGGCCTGTGTGGTTCGGTTGCCACGCAAAATCACTTTTTCCAGGTCAAATCCTCAACGCAGCGCTCTCATCACTGGCTGTAGCCGCGACCCGCGCTGTGACTTGGAAGGAGCGGTTGCGCGCTTGCCCATAATGAAGGGGAATCAATGCCGTTTTGTGAATTAGTTGATTGGCTTTGAAAACTACAATCTGTCTGCTTCGTGATGTGTCATGGACCTTGGGTAATGACAAtattttttgtttgttgtttgacGTCGCCAACGGACTGTGTTATTATTACCCAATTCAAAGAAAAAGTCATTCCGACTGGCACTCGTTCAGCACATCGATACGTAACGACAATGCACTGAAGACACTGGACTTAGCTAATGAGAATGGGTTGGTGGCTCGCCGCGGTCATCAAGCTCCCTCAAGAGGAATGGCCTGTTGGAGCCCTGCTGGAGCCCTGGAGCACGTTGGCGCTTGACCGAGATACATACGACATCTGCTGAAGAACTGCTGGACTCAAAGTCACCCCAGCTTTTTTCTTCATCCTTGGTCcagaggctggctggctccGGGCCATTCCAATGCGGGGATGGGCGAGGATTTGGAGCCATCTCTCAAGCGGGTACCGGCGGTCGGAGCTCATCGGACCACCAATTCAATGCGTATGGTACTGTGCTGTACGGTATCAGAGCATATGCAGATGCCAAATGTCGAATCGACCACGCGGGTAGCTCTCTTTTTTTGTGTGCCTGTGCCGTCGCCGGATGGTATCATCATCGAGCCGCTCCGACTTGTTGACCTGCCTGACCGAAGATAAGCTCGTGGTCCCTGCTCCCTTGCACTGCTACTCTGTCGTCGCCCTTAATTCCTCTTCCGTGGCCCCAACTCTGTCCTTTCTGCATCCTGTAAGCCATTGATTCTGGGTTGCATCATCCGAGGTCATCCTAGAGCTGTGTCTTGTTGCCAACGTCACGACACGTTGCCGCTTCCAATTACCTCGgacacaacaccacattTTGCCGACCGCAGTCATGTCTCTGCATGGTCTACGAGGCACTTCGCGAGCCATTCGTGGCTTCGCCAGGCCCGTTGTGGCCGCTCGACGAGCAAAGTCGTCGATGGCCATGGACGGCCAGCAGCAGGTTGGTGGCGCCATGTCGAcatgaccttgacttgaGGTCGGGAATTGCATCGATGTAGACAGTATACTAATTTTTCGGCTACAGCTCCTCGCCGCTCATTTGCAGCAGGCCGACCCTACTGTTTTCGATATTATTGAGAATGTATGTGTCTCATGACTCCGTCGCAATTTGCAGATAACGCCTGCGTGTGCTTCCAGCGATGCCTGTCCAGCATCACGAGCGCGCTAACCATACCATATTGTAGGAGAAAAAACGCCAGAAGCACTTCATTAACCTCATTCCCTCGGAGAACTTTACTTCCCAAGCCGTGCTGGATGCCCTTGGCAGCGTTATGCAGAGTAAGTAGTGTATGGACAAGCCTGCAGCCGATATACTAACTTCAGCCTCTAGACAAGTACTCTGAGGGTTATCCCGGTGCTCGATACTATGGCGGCAACGAATTCATCGATCAGTCTGAGCGTCTTTGCCAGCAGCGCGCTCTTGAGGCCTTTGAGCTGGATCCTGAAAACTGGGGTGTCAATGTTCAAGGTAAGATAGCCTCTCGTCGGCGAGCAATTGCTGCGCGAGCACTTATTGACAATGTCTCCAACAGCCCTCTCCGGCGCCCCCGCCAACTTGTACGTCTACTCTGCGCTCATGAACACCCATGATCGTCTGATGGGTCTTGACCTTCCTCACGGCGGTCATTTATCCCACGGGTACCAGACTCCCACCAAGAAgatctccttcatctccaagtACTTCGAGACTGTCCCCTACCGCCTCGACGAGTCCACCGGTTTGATCGACTACGACAAGCTCGAGGAGCTTGCGCTCATCTACCGCCCTAAGATCATTGTTGCTGGCGCCAGCGCTTACAGCCGTCTCATCGACTACAAGCGCATGCGCGAGATCTGCGACAAGGTCAACGCCTACATGTTGGCCGATATGGCTCACATCTCCGGTCTCGTTGCCGCCAAGGTCCTGCCTGGACCTTTCCCCTACGCCGAcattgtcaccaccaccagccacaaGAGTCTGCGAGGCCCCCGAGGAgctctcatcttcttccgAAAGGGCGTCCGTCGCACCaaccccaagaccaaggttgacgaACTTTACAACCTCGAAACACCCATCAACTCGTCCGTTTTCCCCGGCCACCAGGGTGGTCCTCACAACCACACCATTACCGCTCTCTCTGTCGCCCTCAAGCAGGCCCAGACTCCCGACTTCCACGCGTACCAGTCCCAGGTCCTCTCTAACGCCAAGGCCTTCGCGAAGCGCCTCGGCGAAGAGAAGGGTAAAGGCGGTCTTGGATACAGCATTGTCAGCGGCGGCACCGACAACCACCTCGTTCTCGCGGATCTCAAGCCTCACGGTGTCGATGGCGGCCGTGTCGAACGTATCCTTGAGCTCGTCGGCGTAGCGGCCAACAAGAACACCGTCCCCGGCGACCGCTCTGCTCTCGTCCCTGGTGGTCTCCGCATGGGCACTCCCGCTATGACGACCCGTGGCTTCGGCGAGAACGACTTTGTCCGCGTCGCCGACATTGTGGACCGCGCCGTCACCATCGCCGCCCGCATCGACAAGACCGTCAAGGCGGCCGCCAAGGAGCGTGGTGAAAAGAGCCCCggaaagctcaagctcttcctGGACCACGTCGGTAACGGCAACTCGGAGCCCGAAATTGTGCAGTTGCGAAGCGAAGTTGAGGATTGGGCTGGTACCTTTCCCTTGCCCTGGGAGGCTAGCCAATAAGCCGTCTATTACCAAATGACGTATTTTTGGATGGGATTATGAACAGGCATTATTTCTAGACGGCCAAATTTGTACTGTGTCGTTGCTTTTGTCGCTGAATTTGTTTACATGGGAAAATAAAACACCTTGCGTTTCTGCAtttggttggagatgggcgTAAATGTAATTTAACTTACGTGTATAAGTCGAGACTAGGACATTGGGTAGATAATACGAGGATCAACTCCCCGCTGGGTGTACCTTGTGCGTGACTCAATTTCAGCAATTATTTGACATGATACTTTACACTGGTGATCAATATGTGGCACTCTGAGAAATATATTCCAAGTATTTGGTGTCAAATCATAATTGCGAGCTTACATGGTATCAAAATCCAACTCAGCTGTCACTCTTTCCAACAACCTTTTTCGTTGCCTCCCGTTCACCAAACCGCTCATAATATGCCTTCAGCCTCGCCAATCCATCAAATACTCCATCACCATACAGTTCCACCATGGCATGCAGGACAGGCCAGGCTGCGAAATCGGCAATGCTGGTCGTTGAATTGGCTATACCTGCTGTTTCGGATGTGTTTTTCGCAAATTCATCCCATGTAGCTAGTTCTGCCTGGAGTGTCTTGTCCAATGGTCTTGATTTATCTTGGTGTTTCCACATGTCTGCTAGCTTGAGAGCTCGTTGGAAGCGTGTGAATCGGAGGGCGAGATCATTTTGGCTGGATTTTTCGGTTTGTCCATACACGGCGTCTAGATAGAGCATTATGGCGACGTCTCCATCCACAGCAGACTTGTTTGCGTCGTTGTCAACGAAGCGAATGGGTGCGTCTGTGGAGACGTCGCCGCCCGTTGAATGTGGTGCCATGCTGCCTTTAGCGAAGCTGATGCCATACTCGGCGAGCATTAGACCTATGCGCATATTGGCTGTAGTATCGGCAGATGCAAAAAAGCGAGGCGAGTTGCTGATGTGTAAGACGTCGAAGCCTTTGCCGTACCGTGCCTCCCAGTCAAAGATGGAGGAGTTGTTCTCCGCGCCAAAGGCCTTCAACATTTCAATGGCTTCGGCGCTCTGTCCGTTGATGACAGGTTTAGCAGTCTCGCGAGTCTTGCCGGTGGCGCCTTGGCCCCAGATAATGGTTTCGTCTTTATCCAAAAAGGTGCCGATTTGTCGAAACGTTAGAGAGATCCTGCCGCCTTTGAAGGCTAGTTCTGCGGGTGTCTTTTCTCTTTCCGCGCGCTTGTCTTGACGGATAGAGTGAAGCCATTTCATATTTGTCTTCAGACCCATTCGGCATAGAGAGTTATGAGGTAGCTGCGCGCGTTGAGCTTGGCGTTTTGTGTCTCCTGGAGGAGAAGCGTCAGAGCGAGACGGGTCCTTACCCTGTCTCTTGGTTCTGAATACCATTGTTCGTTCTGCGCCTAGACTGACGTTGGCAATGTATGATCCCTTGACAACGTCAATGGTCTTGTCGCTGTGTTCTGAGATGTAGTCCTTTCCATCGCGGTAGAATTGTATCAGCACGTGGTTCAGTGGGTGGCCTAGGTGTTTTTCGGTTTCCGCTTTGATGGCCCGGACAGTTGGAGAAAATGGTAGCAATGGTGGTGATTCATCTGATGGATGTCGGTAAACTGGCATGCTTCCATCCTCTGAGACTTCGCCTTGCACGGCGACCAGGCGTGGAACCTCGCCGCCTTGGTGCAGCATTCGTTGCCATTGTACTTCGTCGCTCAACTTTTCAAAGGCATCTTTAACCAAGTCTTCTGATAGGACGTTCTCAATAATATCGGTGTCGCCTTCACAGAGTCCCTTTTGCAGGATTTGttcctcatcaccatggcctGGCGtggtttgtggtgttgcGTTGCCCATAGTGTTCATGtggggtttggtggtgttagCCTGGGTAGCTGCTAGAGTCGACTCTTGATTCTTGTCGAGATCATCTGCGACCGTTGAATGGAGGATATTATCCTTTTTCACTACAGTTTGGTGTGGTTCTGTATCACCGGAGCCAGTTACTTTTGGTTTCTTGCCATTTCCAAGTGCTTCCCGTTGTTTCGGCTGGGCATTTTGTGAGTCAGCCTTGCTGGTGGTCGAAGGTGCTGCGCCTTTCCCAGCCCCAGCAGCTGAGGTTTCAGCATCAAGATGTAGGCCCGCCATATGTTGCACAAGATCAGGGGCAGCATCTTTGATCTCGTTGCGTTTGccgttttcttctttcccaACTAAAGAAACCGCCGACTTGTCCCGTTTGGAATTTCTTGCCCGAGCGGTTGTGGCTGCAGGCTTGGGCTGCAGGCTCTCCAGAAGTTCTGGTGAGGAAGCAATCTCGCAGCCTGTAAGGTCAATCAGACTCTTCACTGCTGCAAGGAGTCGCTGTTCGCTTCGATAACCGCAACAGTCCTCAACGACGGTGATGGAAAGACCATGACCAGCTGCGTCCAAGGCGGTCGCATACACTCCCACGTTGCCCAATGACCCGCAAATGTAGACTTCCATGACCATCTTGGCGCGTAGGAGCATCAAGAGTTGAGTACCAGCAAAACCAGAGTAATGGGACTTTGACAGAATGGTGTCTCCCTTTTCTATTGCGCTTTCCACGATTGGGCTCGGCTTTGCCCcccatgatgatggcttcacACAAGTCGCTTCTGGGTAGGATAGGAAAGCTTCAGGGTCCATTGGACGCTCCGGATTTGAGGGCAATACAGGAGCAACAGTTCGCCCTCGTTTTCCTTTGTGCCTGGCGGACGGCGGAGCATCAGAAACGATAATAGACTCGTCGTCGACTAATACGGGCTTCGCAAACTGTGACTGGAGCCAAATGATATCGCCATTGCCACGAAAGGCTTTCACTAATTCAACGGCGCGGTTTATATAGCCGTCAGGGTCTGTTGAAGGAAGGCCACCATTGGGATCCAGGAAATCATTTTGGAAATCAACGAGAATCAAGGCTTTCCTAGTGGTGAGCTGAGGCAAGAGAGCTTGGTCGAACGAAAacatgttgtctggttggcagtCAACCGGTTGTCCAGTCTCTCTAATAAAAGACGGCGAGATGCCAACCCCATGTGGTTTTGATGTAATCTTATAGCGGGACGGTGTGTGGGGAATGTGTGGCTGACCGCAAGAAATAAGTGAGCTTGGGAAGATTGCAGGATAACAAACGAGACAGGATCTTGTTCTAGCTCAGCATCAGTGGTAATCGGCCAGTGAAAGCGCAAATTGGGGTTTCGTGCCAAAGCGATCTACCATTACGTAGCAACATGTCGCTTCGCTGGACACACGGAGAGTTAATATGCGATCTGGACGGGGAAAGAATCAGGTCTGAGCGAATGCAAAAGCAAACTATAATTCTCGGTGGAAAATAATAATATGTGACAGAAACGGGGGTCATGGGCCTGTTTGGCGGCAGGGCAAGCGGGTGGAGACCGTTAGCCACCGGCTTAGATTAGACAATGCCGTTGGAAGTGAATCTGCTTCTTGTCTTCAGGCGCAAAGTGTCGCGCCATCAATGGTGGATGAAAGCGGGCTACCGAGACATTTGCGTTGAAGCGGTTGAGGATTGGACATGGTAGGGATACCATGGTGCGTTGTTGGACGAGGCACGGAGCGCAGCAGAGTTGTGGCGGCTCCCTCGGGTTAAACAAGTGTTGATACTGACGATAATAGTGCAACGTGACTTGCGCAATTGTAAGATGTTGGGCCGAGCAGAAGCATTGAAGCTGTGTTTGGCATTATGCTTCGTCCTACGTTTATCAAATTTATCGATGAAATTGAAGACTGGCATTCCACTTCTACCGGGTAGCTGCACCGTTGGTGGCCACAAGCTTTTCTGTATTCATGGAGAAGGAGCGACAGATGCAGTGCCTTCCCGAAGTCGGCAACTTGCTCTGATCAGCTTGGACGGCAGGAGGGTTGCATCAAagggtccatgtctggtgtctggtctggtccgtctCGTCCCATTCTGTTGGTTCATATGTTCAatgcttcatgttggctgaCACGGGGAGAAGCCGCATTGACCGCTTCTGCGCCCGAGTATCCTTCATGGTTTCTTGCTCATTGTGCAGTCCGGAGGATGCTCCGAGCCGAGTGCTCATATTTCATTCAATGGCAAATACACACACTTCGTCTTAGATCGATGCACTGTGATACACCGAATCCCAGGCCGAAAGTTGATTCGTTTATTGCAGGGTAGCACATGGCTTTTATAGGACAGGTGCAAGAAGTGGTCTTGGTTTCGATGTTGGGCAACCGAAGCAGCAGGGGAGGTGCCCATATGTGGAGCACAAGCCGAACATTTGCCGACGTTATGTCTCGCCTTGTCAAGCGTCAAGCGCATGCAGCTCGCTACAGCTGTCTTCTACATATAATTTGCATCGCAAAAACGCAGTCTCGACacatcatttccatcacaCAGTACAGAGTACTTTAGTGCCTTCCTCTTTTCGTCTCCTTTTCCACGAGAAAATACCCAATCTCCACGATTTCCGGGCCGGAAATTACCGGTAGCGGCGCGGCGACTCGCCCAAGCCTATTCAACGAGACGCTGAAAAATGTCCTCCAAACGCAGCCTCTCCCCGGCAGACTCTGATGGAAGCTCTAAGCGTCGCAGACTGAGTGGGCCACAGGCTGATAATACCCCGGACGATGTTCCGGCCGTCAATGTGCTTGGAATAGAGGACGATGAATCAATGGCAACCAAGTCTCTTGCGCCTTCACATCACGCCAACGCAAGAGCTGGCATCCAACGGTCAATAGCCATGGTCCTAAAGCATGATGGTTTCGCGTCTGCTTCACCAGAAGCAATGGAGAGCTTCACGGGCCTCGTTGAGACGTGTGAGTTTATTCCCAATTTCACCAGTTGACGGACACCATTACCCCTTTGCTAACACGCCCAGATCTCGAGTCCATAATAGAAGAGACCAAGAGACTTGCCTTATCGTCCCGTCGCGACCACCCGGTCCCTGTGGACTTTGATGCCGCATTGCGGAGGTTTAACCTCCCGATATCATCACTCAAGCCCCATTTGAAGAATCCGTTGCCTGCCGACGCCTATATACCGAGATACAAAAGCGTTCACATTGCCGATGAAGATGCATACACGACCCTTCCGCTCCTTGGCCCCGAGCTTAGTGGTGAGCCTGATAAAAAGGCAAAGATCTATATTCCCTCAAACTTCCCCGACTTCCCGAGTCGCCACACGTATAGGTTTACGCCCCAAGAAGACACAAACGCTAGGGATTCTCAAAGGATACGAGAGGAAGCTGCAAGAACAGCGCAACAAGGCGAAGACGCACTGCGACGGCTTGTACGGGCTTCAAAGATGCGTAAACAAAAGGAGGCCAAGACGTTGGTCGAAAAAGATGTCCAAGGCAAGGAACGCTTCCGCCTGTGGGAGCTGACCATGAAACGCTTCATGGGAGCCGACAGTCGTGGTGAAAATACCGACAATGTTGAGATTGCGGACCACAGCATGATTGTCAACGGAGATGCCATGTTTGCGCGGAAGGAAATGTCAAGAATGGGCAAACGCCTAACAGTCCTATCGTCCAGAGGCAACTGATGCCTACGCGTCAAGTGATGGATTCAACGAGAAGCCTAGGGGGGCTTGAAATGGATCTGGGC
It contains:
- a CDS encoding serine hydroxymethyltransferase (similar to Aspergillus terreus NIH2624 XP_001208913.1), translated to MSLHGLRGTSRAIRGFARPVVAARRAKSSMAMDGQQQLLAAHLQQADPTVFDIIENEKKRQKHFINLIPSENFTSQAVLDALGSVMQNKYSEGYPGARYYGGNEFIDQSERLCQQRALEAFELDPENWGVNVQALSGAPANLYVYSALMNTHDRLMGLDLPHGGHLSHGYQTPTKKISFISKYFETVPYRLDESTGLIDYDKLEELALIYRPKIIVAGASAYSRLIDYKRMREICDKVNAYMLADMAHISGLVAAKVLPGPFPYADIVTTTSHKSLRGPRGALIFFRKGVRRTNPKTKVDELYNLETPINSSVFPGHQGGPHNHTITALSVALKQAQTPDFHAYQSQVLSNAKAFAKRLGEEKGKGGLGYSIVSGGTDNHLVLADLKPHGVDGGRVERILELVGVAANKNTVPGDRSALVPGGLRMGTPAMTTRGFGENDFVRVADIVDRAVTIAARIDKTVKAAAKERGEKSPGKLKLFLDHVGNGNSEPEIVQLRSEVEDWAGTFPLPWEASQ
- a CDS encoding isochorismatase family protein family (similar to Verticillium alfalfae VaMs.102 XP_003002477.1) is translated as MFSFDQALLPQLTTRKALILVDFQNDFLDPNGGLPSTDPDGYINRAVELVKAFRGNGDIIWLQSQFAKPVLVDDESIIVSDAPPSARHKGKRGRTVAPVLPSNPERPMDPEAFLSYPEATCVKPSSWGAKPSPIVESAIEKGDTILSKSHYSGFAGTQLLMLLRAKMVMEVYICGSLGNVGVYATALDAAGHGLSITVVEDCCGYRSEQRLLAAVKSLIDLTGCEIASSPELLESLQPKPAATTARARNSKRDKSAVSLVGKEENGKRNEIKDAAPDLVQHMAGLHLDAETSAAGAGKGAAPSTTSKADSQNAQPKQREALGNGKKPKVTGSGDTEPHQTVVKKDNILHSTVADDLDKNQESTLAATQANTTKPHMNTMGNATPQTTPGHGDEEQILQKGLCEGDTDIIENVLSEDLVKDAFEKLSDEVQWQRMLHQGGEVPRLVAVQGEVSEDGSMPVYRHPSDESPPLLPFSPTVRAIKAETEKHLGHPLNHVLIQFYRDGKDYISEHSDKTIDVVKGSYIANVSLGAERTMVFRTKRQGKDPSRSDASPPGDTKRQAQRAQLPHNSLCRMGLKTNMKWLHSIRQDKRAEREKTPAELAFKGGRISLTFRQIGTFLDKDETIIWGQGATGKTRETAKPVINGQSAEAIEMLKAFGAENNSSIFDWEARYGKGFDVLHISNSPRFFASADTTANMRIGLMLAEYGISFAKGSMAPHSTGGDVSTDAPIRFVDNDANKSAVDGDVAIMLYLDAVYGQTEKSSQNDLALRFTRFQRALKLADMWKHQDKSRPLDKTLQAELATWDEFAKNTSETAGIANSTTSIADFAAWPVLHAMVELYGDGVFDGLARLKAYYERFGEREATKKVVGKSDS